A genomic window from Streptomyces mirabilis includes:
- a CDS encoding phage holin family protein — MGGGGWRRLLSGVWRSIAVWAVSTVTMLVLAGVLPDFQLESGNGDSATRIAVTAGVGAAVFGLLSSLVWPLLVRALLLVPALVLGLLVFFLNGSLLLIALRINPSGQGEAAPETAVVVAAVMSAVASATGGALAVRDDDAYRRRLYRLADRRRGRGDGRAWPSTPGAVFLQLDGVGHDVLREAVGKGLMPTVAQWLDGSGEGGCPTHRLTPWRTDWSSQTGASQLGILHGSNHDVPAFRWYEKDTHEVMVCNRPSSAAELQRRAIEHTGDGGLLTVDGASRGNLFSGGADQLALVLSMAARRGRENRSRSGYFAYFSDPANAVRTAMSFVAEVLREMGQSTAARMKKRRPRVKRGGLYPFVRAFATVVERDVVVAAVIGDMLAGRNVVYADLVAYDEVAHHSGPRSRDAEKVLERLDRSLALVAKVAEHAPRPYRIVVLSDHGQSPGETFLTRYGLSLGNLVRAGCGLPVPRKAQRTHSGTEARAAVRAALRRPVEERGERHRPSRRSEPIVLASGNLGLVSFPDVPHRMSREEIDRRHPALLSTLANQPGVGFVLVRSEEYGGLVLGANGAEVPVDKLDDARPGPLADFGPGAADAVRRTHSFPHVADIMVNSSYDPKEGEVLAFEEQIGSHGGLGGAQARPFLLSPVALSVPVEDDADLVGAEQVHRVLRRWLRECDGPQVPLAATADERAA; from the coding sequence GTGGGCGGAGGGGGGTGGCGGCGACTTCTCAGCGGAGTGTGGCGGAGCATCGCGGTGTGGGCCGTGTCCACGGTCACCATGCTCGTCCTCGCCGGTGTGCTGCCCGACTTCCAGCTGGAGTCCGGCAACGGCGACAGCGCCACCCGGATCGCCGTCACCGCCGGGGTCGGCGCGGCCGTCTTCGGTCTGCTCTCCTCGCTCGTGTGGCCCCTGCTCGTACGGGCACTGCTCCTGGTGCCCGCCCTCGTGCTCGGTCTGCTCGTCTTCTTCCTGAACGGGTCCTTGCTGCTCATAGCCCTGCGCATCAACCCCTCCGGGCAGGGCGAGGCCGCGCCCGAGACCGCCGTGGTCGTCGCCGCCGTGATGTCCGCGGTCGCCTCGGCCACCGGGGGTGCCCTCGCCGTCCGTGACGACGACGCCTACCGGCGCAGGCTCTACCGGCTCGCCGACCGGCGCCGCGGGCGCGGCGACGGGCGGGCCTGGCCCTCGACCCCCGGCGCCGTCTTCCTCCAGCTCGACGGCGTCGGCCACGACGTGCTGCGGGAAGCGGTCGGCAAGGGGCTGATGCCCACCGTCGCACAGTGGCTCGACGGCTCCGGGGAGGGCGGCTGCCCCACCCACCGGCTCACCCCGTGGCGCACCGACTGGTCCAGCCAGACCGGCGCCAGCCAGCTCGGCATCCTGCACGGCAGCAACCACGACGTGCCGGCCTTCCGCTGGTACGAGAAGGACACGCACGAGGTCATGGTGTGCAACCGGCCCTCCAGCGCCGCCGAACTCCAGCGCCGGGCCATCGAGCACACCGGCGACGGAGGCCTGCTCACCGTCGACGGCGCCAGCCGCGGCAACCTCTTCAGCGGCGGCGCCGACCAGCTGGCTCTGGTGCTGTCCATGGCCGCGCGAAGGGGCCGGGAGAACCGTTCCCGCTCCGGCTACTTCGCCTACTTCAGCGACCCCGCCAACGCCGTCCGTACGGCCATGTCCTTCGTCGCCGAGGTGCTGCGCGAGATGGGCCAGTCCACGGCGGCCCGGATGAAGAAGCGGCGGCCCCGGGTCAAGCGCGGCGGGCTGTACCCCTTCGTGCGCGCCTTCGCGACCGTCGTCGAGCGGGACGTCGTCGTCGCCGCGGTGATCGGCGACATGCTAGCCGGGCGCAACGTGGTCTACGCGGACCTGGTGGCGTACGACGAGGTGGCCCACCACTCCGGTCCGCGCAGCCGGGACGCCGAGAAGGTCCTGGAGCGCCTCGACCGGTCCCTCGCCCTGGTGGCCAAGGTCGCCGAACACGCCCCGCGGCCCTACCGGATCGTGGTGCTGTCGGACCACGGCCAGAGCCCCGGCGAGACCTTCCTGACCCGCTACGGCCTCAGCCTCGGCAACCTGGTCCGGGCCGGCTGCGGCCTGCCCGTGCCGCGCAAGGCGCAGCGCACCCACAGCGGCACCGAGGCGCGGGCGGCGGTGCGGGCCGCGCTGCGCAGACCCGTCGAGGAGCGCGGCGAGCGTCACCGTCCCTCGCGTCGCTCCGAGCCCATCGTGCTGGCCTCCGGCAACCTCGGCCTGGTCTCCTTCCCCGACGTGCCGCACCGGATGAGCCGGGAGGAGATCGACCGCCGTCACCCCGCGCTGCTGTCCACCCTCGCCAACCAACCCGGCGTCGGCTTCGTGCTGGTCCGCAGCGAGGAGTACGGCGGGCTCGTGCTGGGCGCGAACGGCGCGGAGGTGCCGGTCGACAAGCTCGACGACGCACGCCCGGGTCCGCTCGCCGACTTCGGCCCCGGCGCCGCCGACGCCGTACGACGTACGCACTCCTTCCCGCACGTCGCCGACATCATGGTCAACTCCTCGTACGACCCGAAGGAGGGCGAGGTCCTCGCCTTCGAGGAGCAGATC
- a CDS encoding MBL fold metallo-hydrolase translates to MTQQSHSTTSTSTSPSTSISTSTSVSTNARDAEEPASRMAPTVGRSSPAVPLRPLVEPPPLAAPRPLGERRVWPRSFVDRLTAPLPGLRAFARFAREGALRPGPAALADIPLLPFEPGPLPRVGTRTVAVSWAGHASWVIRIGGLTVLTDPVWSRKILGTPARITPVGVAWSALPRVDAVVISHNHYDHLDAPTLRRLPRDTPVFVPAGLGRWFRRRRFTRVTELDWWEAVELDGVRFDFVPAHHWSKRGLTDTCRTLWGGWVLTAPEGQRVYFAGDTGYGHWFAAIGQRYPGIDLALLPIGAYDPRWWLSDVHCDPEEAVRAAVDLGARRMAPMHWGTFVLSAEPVLEPLTRVKAAWERVGLERGNLWDLAVGGSRVLG, encoded by the coding sequence ATGACGCAGCAGTCCCACTCGACCACGAGCACGAGTACGTCCCCGAGCACGTCCATATCCACGAGCACGTCCGTGTCCACGAACGCGCGGGACGCCGAGGAGCCGGCGTCCCGCATGGCCCCGACGGTGGGGCGTTCCTCACCGGCCGTCCCACTCCGTCCGCTCGTCGAGCCCCCACCTCTCGCCGCACCCCGTCCGCTCGGTGAGCGCCGTGTGTGGCCGCGGTCGTTCGTCGACCGGCTGACCGCGCCGCTGCCGGGACTGCGGGCCTTCGCGCGGTTCGCCCGCGAGGGGGCGCTGCGCCCGGGGCCCGCGGCGCTCGCCGACATTCCACTGCTGCCCTTCGAACCGGGGCCGCTGCCGAGGGTGGGCACCCGGACCGTCGCCGTCTCCTGGGCGGGGCACGCGAGTTGGGTGATCCGCATCGGTGGGCTGACCGTCCTCACCGACCCGGTCTGGTCCCGCAAGATCCTCGGCACCCCGGCCCGGATCACCCCGGTCGGCGTGGCCTGGAGCGCGCTGCCGCGCGTCGACGCGGTCGTCATCAGCCACAACCACTACGACCATCTGGACGCGCCGACGCTGCGCCGACTCCCGCGCGACACACCGGTGTTCGTGCCGGCCGGACTCGGGCGCTGGTTCCGGCGCCGCCGGTTCACCCGGGTCACCGAGCTGGACTGGTGGGAGGCGGTCGAACTCGACGGCGTGCGCTTCGACTTCGTCCCCGCGCACCACTGGTCCAAGCGCGGTCTCACCGACACCTGCCGCACGCTGTGGGGCGGCTGGGTGCTGACGGCGCCCGAAGGACAGCGGGTCTACTTCGCGGGGGACACGGGGTACGGGCACTGGTTCGCGGCCATCGGGCAGCGGTACCCGGGGATAGACCTGGCCCTGCTTCCCATCGGGGCGTACGACCCCCGGTGGTGGTTGAGTGACGTCCACTGCGACCCGGAAGAGGCTGTTCGGGCCGCTGTCGACCTGGGGGCTCGGCGGATGGCGCCGATGCACTGGGGGACGTTCGTGCTGTCCGCGGAGCCCGTGCTGGAGCCGTTGACCCGGGTGAAGGCGGCCTGGGAGCGGGTGGGGTTGGAGCGGGGGAATCTGTGGGATCTGGCGGTGGGGGGTTCTCGGGTCCTGGGGTGA
- a CDS encoding PAS domain-containing protein yields MAQTDEFGEELADFVRRVAELKAARSVPVDDLPTVLDAAIFELDHVAGQLWPRYESLSSTGPSGVASVDRQEQQLLKALFQRVPVPVALVDRETVVRRLNFAASSFTGVRAGYATGRPLTGFLAHADRAAFRSQAAAVARGEGDRSLTVHLQQQPAVPVRATLTALRPSGEPRTAVLVVLQPADSRLPSPESVPGPVPTLTETTRHAALMDLVDAVTTALLSGPVGDPAGVLERAAGVLHGRFADWVVADVAGAARLSRTTVLAPSDSVAGARGVAAQDPVACPLVVEAARDGSTALPVRPEDPDAFGRDASGAPILVRANVTSLLCVPLTTAPGPVRGVLTLFRCGARRAFSMAEAQAMDMMSRHLALAMGAPR; encoded by the coding sequence ATGGCGCAGACGGACGAATTCGGTGAAGAACTCGCGGATTTCGTGCGCCGCGTGGCGGAGCTCAAGGCGGCTCGATCGGTACCGGTCGACGACCTGCCGACGGTGCTCGACGCGGCGATCTTCGAACTCGACCACGTGGCGGGCCAGTTGTGGCCCCGGTACGAGAGTCTGTCCTCGACGGGCCCGTCCGGCGTCGCCTCGGTCGACCGCCAGGAGCAACAGCTCCTCAAGGCGCTCTTCCAGCGGGTGCCGGTGCCTGTCGCGCTGGTGGACCGCGAGACGGTGGTGCGCAGGCTGAACTTCGCGGCATCCTCGTTCACCGGCGTACGGGCCGGCTACGCCACGGGCCGGCCGCTCACCGGTTTCCTCGCGCACGCCGACCGTGCCGCGTTCCGCTCGCAGGCGGCGGCGGTGGCACGCGGCGAGGGCGACCGCAGTCTCACCGTGCACCTCCAGCAGCAGCCCGCGGTGCCGGTACGGGCGACACTCACCGCGCTGCGGCCCAGCGGCGAACCCCGCACCGCCGTCCTCGTCGTCCTGCAGCCCGCGGACAGCCGGCTGCCGTCCCCCGAGAGCGTGCCGGGCCCGGTACCGACCCTGACCGAGACGACCCGGCACGCGGCGCTGATGGACCTGGTGGACGCCGTGACCACGGCGCTGCTCAGCGGTCCGGTCGGCGATCCGGCCGGGGTACTGGAGCGGGCGGCCGGGGTGCTGCACGGGCGGTTCGCCGACTGGGTGGTGGCCGACGTGGCGGGAGCGGCGCGGCTGTCCCGTACGACGGTGCTGGCTCCCTCCGACAGCGTGGCGGGGGCCCGGGGCGTGGCCGCACAGGATCCCGTCGCGTGTCCGCTCGTCGTCGAGGCGGCCCGTGACGGATCCACGGCGCTGCCGGTGCGCCCCGAGGATCCGGACGCCTTCGGCCGTGACGCCTCGGGCGCCCCGATCCTCGTACGCGCGAACGTGACGTCGCTGCTGTGCGTGCCCCTGACCACCGCACCCGGCCCCGTACGAGGCGTGCTGACCCTGTTCCGCTGCGGCGCCCGCCGGGCGTTCTCGATGGCGGAGGCCCAGGCGATGGACATGATGTCCCGCCACCTGGCCCTGGCGATGGGCGCGCCCCGGTAG
- a CDS encoding aminotransferase class I/II-fold pyridoxal phosphate-dependent enzyme — protein MRRTVPEGHGPLRYGPPLPDQGLPVLAELRAVLADAAGHAHAEPSGGGPALLDAACGYWTRRGLAADRDRVVAAPGAPALLLALTGALGGDVLVPRPCAAWWAPQVRLLGRSVFHAATPAECGGLPDPYALLETVRRVRAEGGDPRLLVLSVADDPTATVAPPEVVHETVEAAVGEGLHVVSDETWRDTLHRPQDTVLLSPAEMLPGEVTVLTDLAGAFLPQGWPAAVARFPDTDEGLRLRARVLDVLTVLGARVAEPVAAAAAYALGEPDAVTERLTAAVRLHARVALAAHRAVIGSGALARPPRAGRHLYVDLGPLSSALTALGVGDAQELEDFLTARLGMPAPGGHRFGDDLEALRVRLETGPLLGATDEERAECLSSPSPLELPQVQRALTLLGSAFDDLRDDAQRWEPPR, from the coding sequence ATGCGGCGGACGGTTCCGGAAGGACATGGTCCGCTCCGCTACGGGCCGCCCCTTCCCGATCAGGGCCTGCCGGTACTGGCCGAGCTGCGCGCCGTGCTCGCCGACGCGGCGGGCCACGCCCACGCCGAGCCCTCCGGCGGCGGCCCCGCGCTTCTCGACGCCGCCTGCGGCTACTGGACCCGGCGGGGCCTGGCCGCCGACCGCGACCGGGTGGTCGCCGCCCCCGGCGCCCCCGCGCTGCTCCTCGCGCTGACCGGCGCACTCGGCGGCGACGTCCTGGTGCCGCGCCCGTGCGCCGCCTGGTGGGCACCGCAGGTCCGCCTCCTGGGCCGGTCCGTGTTCCACGCGGCGACGCCCGCGGAGTGCGGTGGCCTGCCGGATCCGTACGCACTCCTGGAGACCGTCCGCCGGGTCCGCGCCGAGGGCGGCGACCCTCGCCTGCTCGTGCTCTCCGTCGCCGACGACCCCACCGCCACCGTCGCACCGCCCGAGGTGGTGCACGAGACCGTGGAGGCCGCGGTGGGCGAGGGACTGCACGTGGTCAGCGACGAGACCTGGCGCGACACCCTGCACCGGCCGCAGGACACCGTGCTGCTGAGCCCCGCCGAGATGCTCCCCGGCGAGGTCACCGTGCTGACGGACCTCGCGGGAGCCTTCCTGCCGCAGGGCTGGCCGGCCGCCGTCGCCCGCTTCCCGGACACCGACGAGGGCCTTCGGCTGCGCGCCCGCGTCCTCGACGTGCTCACCGTGCTCGGCGCCCGGGTCGCCGAACCGGTCGCGGCGGCGGCCGCGTACGCGCTCGGCGAGCCGGACGCGGTCACCGAGCGGCTGACCGCCGCCGTACGCCTGCACGCGCGCGTGGCTCTCGCCGCGCACCGCGCGGTGATCGGGTCGGGGGCCCTCGCACGGCCGCCGCGGGCCGGCCGACATCTGTACGTGGATCTCGGCCCGTTGAGCTCCGCGCTGACCGCCCTCGGCGTCGGGGACGCACAGGAACTGGAGGACTTCCTCACCGCCCGGCTCGGCATGCCCGCGCCGGGCGGCCACCGCTTCGGGGACGACCTCGAGGCGCTGCGCGTGCGGTTGGAGACCGGACCGCTGCTCGGCGCCACCGACGAGGAGCGGGCGGAATGCCTCAGTTCACCCTCACCGTTGGAACTGCCACAGGTGCAACGCGCGTTGACCCTCCTGGGGTCGGCGTTCGACGATCTCCGTGACGACGCTCAGCGATGGGAGCCTCCTCGATGA
- a CDS encoding GAF and ANTAR domain-containing protein encodes MLDAGRLEQRGQNDRRGQRGEGGRGGQLGDLGARSPEPTLPGRRLSELAEQAARCTTDCCGASCMVSEGGPERPAAVTHPDLAALVSVQLRSGDGPIPAALERGEPVDSADLLREERWPAYRAMALDSGVRSSVTIPFRRSGLTVTLSLYSFRPGALEDAPRGPAGALGDLAVTCLVRDRSYRAALTELDQLGAALRTRPVVDQACGIVMHVLGCDADAAFGVLRRVSQATQRKLSDVASAVVDKRGRGLERELVSLSN; translated from the coding sequence ATGCTGGATGCGGGGCGACTTGAGCAACGCGGTCAAAACGATCGGCGCGGTCAACGCGGTGAAGGCGGTCGAGGCGGTCAACTCGGCGACCTGGGAGCGCGCTCGCCGGAACCCACGCTTCCAGGGAGGCGGCTGTCGGAGCTCGCCGAGCAGGCCGCCCGCTGCACCACCGACTGCTGCGGCGCCAGCTGCATGGTCTCCGAGGGCGGCCCGGAACGCCCCGCCGCGGTCACCCACCCCGACCTCGCCGCACTTGTCTCGGTCCAACTCCGCTCCGGAGACGGTCCGATCCCCGCCGCGCTGGAACGCGGTGAGCCCGTCGACTCGGCGGACCTGCTGCGCGAGGAGCGCTGGCCGGCGTACCGCGCGATGGCCCTCGACTCGGGTGTCCGCTCCAGCGTCACGATTCCCTTCCGGCGTTCCGGGCTGACCGTGACCCTCAGCCTCTACAGTTTCCGGCCCGGCGCCCTGGAGGACGCCCCGCGCGGACCCGCCGGCGCGCTCGGCGACCTCGCCGTCACCTGCCTGGTCCGTGACCGCTCCTACCGGGCCGCGCTCACCGAGCTCGACCAGCTCGGCGCCGCGCTGCGCACCCGGCCCGTCGTCGACCAGGCGTGCGGGATCGTCATGCACGTACTGGGCTGCGACGCGGACGCGGCCTTCGGCGTGCTGCGCCGCGTCTCGCAGGCGACCCAGCGCAAACTGTCCGACGTGGCCTCGGCCGTCGTGGACAAACGTGGACGCGGCCTGGAACGGGAGCTCGTCTCCCTGTCGAACTGA
- a CDS encoding DedA family protein — protein MGTSPAIFLSVKSTAPALLLSATGAAVSPESTRQAIGYPSLFVLVLIGALVPVVPTGALVSSAAVVAFHETAPFALLLVFVVGSLAAFLGDVALYWLGRRGMGSKNGSRWLEAIRVRAPEDRLTQAQEKLDDHGVAVLVLSRLVPAGRIPVMLACLLAKMPLRTFARGDIPACLAWAATYQVIGILGGSLFDEPWEGVVAAVVLTLAISAAPGVWRRVRRTAPR, from the coding sequence ATGGGCACGAGCCCCGCCATATTCCTGTCCGTCAAGAGCACCGCTCCCGCCCTGCTCCTGTCCGCCACGGGGGCGGCCGTGTCACCGGAGAGCACGCGGCAGGCGATCGGCTATCCGTCGCTGTTCGTGCTGGTGCTGATCGGCGCGCTGGTCCCGGTGGTGCCGACGGGTGCGCTGGTCAGTTCGGCGGCCGTGGTGGCCTTTCACGAGACCGCGCCGTTCGCCCTGCTGCTGGTCTTCGTGGTGGGCTCGCTCGCGGCGTTCCTCGGTGACGTGGCGCTCTACTGGCTCGGCCGACGTGGCATGGGGTCCAAGAACGGCTCGCGCTGGCTGGAGGCGATCCGGGTGCGCGCCCCGGAGGACCGCCTCACCCAGGCCCAGGAGAAACTGGACGACCACGGCGTCGCCGTCCTCGTCCTGTCCCGCCTCGTCCCGGCGGGCCGCATACCGGTGATGCTCGCCTGCCTGCTGGCGAAGATGCCCCTGCGCACCTTCGCCCGCGGCGACATCCCCGCCTGCCTCGCCTGGGCGGCCACCTACCAGGTCATCGGCATCCTCGGCGGCTCCCTCTTCGACGAGCCGTGGGAGGGCGTCGTGGCGGCGGTCGTACTCACCCTGGCGATCAGTGCGGCGCCGGGGGTGTGGCGGAGGGTCCGCAGAACCGCGCCGCGATAG
- a CDS encoding RNA polymerase sigma factor SigF, which translates to MRNQVSAKRHPHDDAPDTTEAFRRLASLPPGRQHDTLREQIVEAWLPMANRLAGRFRNRGESLEDLRQVAALGLVKAVDRYDPELGNAFESYAVPTVTGEIKRHFRDHMWTLHVPRRVQDLRNRVRFAVQELSGTISGRRPTVSEIAEHAGMSEEDVRAGLEALESFTALSLDAQVSGSDDGYSLSDALGSADPALDIVIDREAVKPRLQALPERERTILYMRFFGDMTQSRIADELGISQMHVSRLISRCCHRLRDQVMRDAA; encoded by the coding sequence GCCATCCGCACGACGACGCCCCCGACACCACGGAGGCATTCCGCAGGCTCGCCTCGCTCCCTCCGGGCCGGCAGCACGACACGCTCCGCGAGCAGATCGTCGAGGCCTGGCTGCCGATGGCCAACCGGCTCGCGGGCCGGTTCCGCAACCGCGGTGAGAGCCTGGAGGACCTGCGCCAGGTCGCGGCGCTCGGCCTGGTCAAGGCCGTCGACCGGTACGACCCCGAGCTCGGCAACGCCTTCGAGAGCTACGCCGTGCCGACCGTCACCGGCGAGATCAAGCGGCACTTCCGCGACCACATGTGGACCCTGCACGTGCCGCGCCGCGTCCAGGACCTGCGCAACCGTGTGCGGTTCGCCGTCCAGGAACTCTCGGGGACCATCTCGGGCCGCAGGCCCACCGTCTCCGAGATCGCCGAGCACGCCGGGATGAGCGAGGAGGACGTCCGGGCCGGCCTGGAGGCCCTGGAGAGCTTCACCGCGCTCTCCCTGGACGCCCAGGTCTCCGGCAGCGACGACGGCTACTCGCTCAGCGACGCCCTCGGCTCGGCCGACCCCGCGCTCGACATCGTCATCGACCGCGAGGCCGTCAAGCCCCGGTTGCAGGCCCTGCCCGAGCGTGAACGCACCATCCTCTACATGCGGTTCTTCGGCGACATGACGCAGAGCCGGATCGCCGACGAACTCGGGATCTCGCAGATGCACGTGTCGCGGCTGATCAGCCGGTGCTGCCACCGGCTGCGCGACCAGGTGATGCGCGACGCGGCGTAG
- a CDS encoding MBL fold metallo-hydrolase, with amino-acid sequence MPVEITWWGHATCTLEDSGTRVLTDPLFARRLAHLRRRRGAPPPPEAAVADVALVSHLHADHLHLPSLQRLAPGTPVLVPKGAPRVVPALRRLDHLRFVEVAPGDLTEVGDLVVRTVSARHDGRRLPVGPHRSPALGFVVEGEARTYFAGDTGLFESMAEEVGPVDVALLPVGGWGPFLGEGHLDAGRAAEALARLMPRSAVPVHYGTYWPIGMDSVRPHEFHAPGDEFVRLAGERAPEVAVHRLEHGESVRPEVAR; translated from the coding sequence GTGCCGGTGGAGATCACCTGGTGGGGGCACGCCACTTGCACGCTGGAGGACTCCGGCACACGCGTCCTCACCGATCCGCTCTTCGCGCGCCGGCTCGCGCACCTGCGGCGCAGGCGCGGGGCGCCGCCCCCTCCCGAGGCGGCGGTCGCGGACGTGGCTCTGGTCTCGCATCTGCACGCCGACCATCTCCATCTGCCCTCGTTGCAGCGGCTCGCGCCGGGCACGCCGGTACTGGTGCCGAAGGGCGCGCCGCGCGTGGTGCCCGCGCTGCGCAGGCTGGACCATCTGCGGTTCGTCGAGGTGGCGCCCGGGGACCTGACCGAGGTCGGTGACCTGGTCGTACGTACGGTGTCGGCGCGGCACGACGGGCGGCGACTGCCGGTCGGACCGCACCGCTCCCCCGCGCTGGGCTTTGTGGTGGAGGGCGAGGCGCGGACGTATTTCGCCGGGGACACCGGGCTGTTCGAGTCGATGGCCGAGGAGGTCGGGCCGGTCGACGTGGCGCTGCTGCCGGTCGGCGGGTGGGGCCCGTTCCTCGGGGAGGGACACCTGGACGCGGGGCGGGCCGCCGAGGCGCTGGCCCGGCTGATGCCGAGGAGCGCGGTGCCGGTGCACTACGGCACGTACTGGCCCATCGGGATGGACAGCGTGCGCCCCCATGAATTCCATGCGCCGGGTGATGAGTTCGTGCGCCTGGCTGGGGAGCGTGCGCCCGAGGTGGCGGTGCACCGGCTCGAACACGGCGAGAGCGTGCGCCCGGAGGTCGCGCGGTGA